A single genomic interval of Stieleria maiorica harbors:
- a CDS encoding leucine-rich repeat domain-containing protein, whose protein sequence is MNHWLRSIAALVALSTSGWVGSVSWAQSGPQAPAAESDSPAHSTAAPITDAMTFDAAIAELSHARFARRQAAYRFLIESGSDAIARLENTAGSADRNVAERCVRALVEITRDSECTEAALAALDRLAEDASNPVADLAASESRRLKMSKEEHAIEALIAAGVDVHRSTRGTVYTIQIARDQDLFWLKFLPQLRRVRLSGNGITDAGLKHLFDCNRLSDLSFSRTAVTDAGLGQLRHLPSLSGLHLGDDSFTADGIRKLKSIPGLTSLSWFASIDRERLQAIGELQNLTSFSFSTQQVTEETIQIINQLSQLTHLHLTATGVTDLQCRYLGRIKPATNLSLMQSPELTLAGWEQLCRLDLQTLSTYQTPITDEVLQRLGDVTSLKYLTVTEAPISDDGLLHLKKLSELRYVNLRRTNVTQEGADRLKKLLPKLRTLRIDSQGFAAAEPYSITTAGGKKNVHLRIALTDATLKTLAREKDIHTVYMNRIGSNDQQVRMIATLPIKGLVIDSDAVTDQGLAALKEHPHLELLTVTSNRLTDGCKDTLLAIPKLSKLWIQKATLTDDGVGSLVRGFCDKQQLTSLTFGNCPQITNAAFDGIIKLTSLSYLALRDNPRLDSAVFRHLHGMEELVEIRLEGNTVRADDLKHLGTLPLERLHLSNSTIAEGAMAALADASPKIRQLGLAKSNVDDIAMASIGKLEQLEWLWLYGTSVSDDGLTELDDLNKLKHVYVDANHVTAKGQQRFEQQHPDAVLRRY, encoded by the coding sequence ATGAATCATTGGCTTCGCTCGATCGCTGCACTGGTCGCGTTGTCGACGAGTGGATGGGTGGGCTCGGTTTCCTGGGCGCAGTCCGGACCCCAGGCACCTGCCGCCGAGTCTGATTCGCCGGCCCATTCAACCGCGGCGCCGATCACCGATGCGATGACGTTTGATGCGGCGATCGCGGAACTTTCTCACGCAAGGTTCGCGCGGCGGCAAGCGGCCTATCGTTTTCTGATCGAATCTGGCAGCGATGCGATCGCACGCCTGGAGAACACCGCCGGCAGCGCGGATCGAAACGTCGCCGAACGATGCGTGCGGGCACTCGTCGAAATCACCCGTGACAGCGAGTGCACCGAAGCGGCCCTGGCGGCTCTCGATCGGCTGGCCGAAGACGCCTCCAATCCGGTCGCGGATTTGGCCGCATCCGAATCGCGCCGTTTGAAGATGTCCAAGGAAGAGCATGCCATCGAAGCGTTGATCGCTGCCGGCGTGGACGTCCATCGGTCCACCCGCGGAACGGTTTACACCATCCAAATCGCCAGGGACCAGGACCTGTTCTGGCTCAAATTTTTGCCGCAACTTCGCCGGGTCCGTTTGTCGGGCAATGGCATCACCGACGCCGGATTGAAACACCTGTTCGATTGCAACCGACTTTCCGATTTGTCATTCAGTCGCACCGCCGTCACGGACGCCGGATTGGGACAGCTTCGACACCTCCCTTCGCTGTCCGGACTGCACCTCGGTGACGACTCCTTCACCGCCGATGGCATCCGAAAACTCAAGTCGATCCCCGGCCTCACCTCGCTCTCCTGGTTCGCCTCGATCGATCGTGAACGATTGCAGGCCATCGGTGAACTTCAAAACCTGACGAGTTTCAGTTTTTCGACGCAACAGGTCACCGAAGAAACGATCCAGATCATCAATCAATTGTCGCAGCTGACCCATTTGCATTTGACGGCAACCGGGGTGACGGATCTCCAGTGCAGGTATCTGGGACGAATCAAACCCGCCACCAACCTGTCTCTGATGCAGTCGCCCGAATTGACACTCGCCGGCTGGGAACAACTCTGTCGGTTGGACTTGCAAACACTATCGACCTATCAAACCCCGATCACCGACGAAGTGCTCCAACGACTCGGCGACGTCACGTCGTTGAAGTACCTGACGGTGACCGAGGCACCGATCAGCGACGACGGGTTGTTGCACCTGAAGAAACTATCCGAGCTGCGATACGTCAACCTGCGCCGAACCAATGTGACCCAAGAGGGCGCCGATCGATTGAAAAAGCTGCTCCCCAAGCTGCGCACCCTGCGAATCGATTCCCAGGGCTTCGCCGCCGCCGAACCCTACAGCATCACCACCGCGGGCGGCAAAAAGAATGTCCATTTGCGGATCGCTCTGACCGACGCCACGCTCAAAACGCTGGCCCGGGAGAAAGACATCCACACCGTCTACATGAACCGCATCGGCAGCAATGATCAACAGGTCCGCATGATCGCCACGTTGCCGATCAAGGGGCTGGTCATCGATTCCGACGCGGTCACCGACCAGGGCCTTGCCGCGCTGAAGGAACACCCCCACCTTGAACTGCTGACCGTCACCTCCAACCGACTCACCGACGGCTGCAAAGACACACTGCTTGCGATCCCCAAACTGTCCAAGCTCTGGATCCAGAAGGCCACCCTGACCGATGACGGAGTCGGATCGCTGGTCCGAGGGTTTTGCGACAAGCAACAATTGACGTCGCTGACCTTCGGCAATTGCCCTCAGATCACCAACGCAGCCTTCGACGGAATCATCAAACTGACTTCACTAAGCTACTTGGCCTTGCGCGACAACCCGCGGCTCGATTCCGCCGTCTTCCGGCACCTTCACGGGATGGAGGAACTGGTCGAAATCCGTCTGGAAGGAAACACCGTCCGGGCCGACGATCTGAAGCACCTTGGTACGCTGCCCCTCGAACGACTCCATTTGAGCAACTCGACAATCGCCGAGGGGGCGATGGCGGCGCTCGCCGATGCGAGTCCGAAGATCCGACAGTTGGGGTTGGCCAAATCGAATGTGGATGACATCGCCATGGCCTCGATCGGCAAACTCGAACAACTCGAATGGTTGTGGTTGTACGGAACGTCCGTCAGCGACGATGGCTTGACCGAACTGGACGACCTGAACAAGTTGAAACATGTCTATGTGGATGCGAATCACGTCACTGCCAAGGGGCAACAGCGGTTTGAGCAACAACATCCCGATGCGGTTCTGCGACGCTACTAG
- the pyk gene encoding pyruvate kinase, producing MADTQRPFRHTKIVATIGPATETLEKLESLIRAGVDIIRLNMAHGSVQWVGEIIARVRQASQNVGRHVAIMMDVKGPEVRTGPVDAPIELKVGDRLELHTQPFDAVDDGVHRVSVNYPDLPADVAVGATVLIDSGLLRTKVLETTDHLVVLEVLTPGTLGSRRHINLPGTRINLPALTKKDEADLCAGVAAGLDFVALSFVRQAADIVTLREFLDELSSCAKIIAKIEDQAGVENMEEIIHESDGVMVARGDLGIEIEYHKLPLVQTELVNACQVQGKPVIIATHLLESMIQSPIPTRAEISDVSNAIREQADAIMLSGETTMGAYPLESVEVLKNIVQSIEPSVDGQINRRIRLHTPKAKMLRSSVVLAKELGRAGVVVFTRSGFLAYVLGAMRAQEVPIYAFTDIPSTFHQLMLPWGVEPFLMDFSDDPERTIQNALGRLKERGWCSPGEWLVVITNALADDKIIDTLQLRQVNGDS from the coding sequence ATGGCTGACACACAACGCCCCTTTCGACACACGAAAATCGTCGCGACGATTGGTCCGGCAACCGAGACACTCGAAAAGTTGGAATCGTTGATCCGTGCCGGAGTCGACATCATCCGGCTGAACATGGCCCACGGCAGCGTCCAGTGGGTCGGAGAGATCATCGCGCGGGTTCGACAAGCCTCGCAAAACGTCGGTCGTCACGTCGCGATCATGATGGACGTCAAAGGACCTGAGGTGCGGACCGGCCCGGTCGATGCCCCGATCGAATTGAAGGTCGGTGACCGCTTGGAATTGCACACGCAACCGTTTGATGCCGTCGACGACGGTGTGCACCGCGTTTCGGTGAACTATCCCGACTTGCCGGCTGACGTCGCCGTCGGCGCGACGGTGCTGATCGACAGCGGACTGTTGCGAACCAAGGTTCTGGAAACGACCGATCACTTGGTCGTCTTGGAAGTGCTCACCCCTGGGACACTCGGCTCGCGTCGTCACATCAACCTGCCGGGCACGCGAATCAATCTACCCGCGCTGACGAAAAAAGACGAAGCCGATTTGTGTGCCGGTGTCGCCGCCGGCCTGGACTTCGTCGCGCTCTCCTTCGTACGCCAAGCCGCCGACATCGTGACGCTTCGAGAGTTTCTCGATGAACTTTCCAGTTGTGCCAAGATCATCGCCAAAATCGAAGATCAGGCGGGTGTCGAAAACATGGAGGAGATCATCCATGAATCCGACGGCGTGATGGTCGCTCGCGGTGATCTGGGGATCGAGATCGAATACCACAAACTGCCGCTCGTGCAAACCGAATTGGTCAACGCCTGTCAGGTCCAGGGCAAACCGGTGATCATCGCGACCCATCTGTTGGAATCGATGATCCAGTCTCCGATCCCCACCCGCGCCGAAATCTCGGATGTTTCCAACGCCATCCGTGAACAAGCCGACGCGATCATGTTGTCCGGGGAAACGACGATGGGGGCCTATCCGCTGGAATCGGTCGAGGTGCTCAAGAACATCGTTCAAAGCATCGAACCCTCGGTCGATGGACAAATCAATCGGCGGATTCGGTTGCACACGCCCAAGGCAAAGATGCTCCGATCCTCGGTCGTGTTGGCCAAAGAACTCGGCCGGGCCGGCGTGGTCGTGTTCACCCGTAGCGGATTCCTGGCCTATGTCCTCGGCGCGATGCGGGCGCAAGAAGTACCGATCTACGCCTTCACCGACATCCCGTCGACCTTTCATCAATTGATGTTGCCATGGGGCGTCGAGCCGTTTTTGATGGACTTTAGCGATGACCCCGAACGCACCATTCAAAACGCACTGGGGCGGTTGAAAGAGCGTGGCTGGTGCAGCCCCGGCGAGTGGCTGGTGGTGATCACCAACGCGTTGGCCGACGACAAGATCATCGACACGCTGCAGTTGCGGCAGGTCAACGGCGATTCGTGA